A window of the Legionella busanensis genome harbors these coding sequences:
- a CDS encoding IS110 family transposase, translating to MNINVLGIDIAKTIFQLHGIDSSGKRVLKQRIGREKLSAYIANLPLCTIVMESCGGANYWARVFQRYGHCVKLISPQFVKPFVKTNKNDANDAEGIVEAASRPSMHFVPIKQVEQQDIQSLHRVRNRLVKNRTALINEIRGLNLEYGIAIPQEALKVKSHLRAIIDDRGNELTASSRELMQDLYDELIELEERLKKIEKKVKLICKENDQCRRLLSIPGIGEVTATAMVAAVPNANAFKNGRHMAAWLGLVPRQSLSGNKQLLLGISKRGDRYLRTLLIHGARAAHCRCKNRDSQYGEWLTRKKETLSLNKAAVALANKNARIIWSLLKTGHEFNSNQQKAAA from the coding sequence ATGAATATTAACGTATTAGGCATCGATATAGCCAAGACTATTTTTCAATTACATGGTATTGATAGTTCAGGCAAACGGGTATTAAAGCAACGAATTGGTCGAGAAAAATTGTCGGCTTACATCGCTAATTTACCGTTATGTACTATTGTTATGGAATCTTGCGGTGGCGCTAATTATTGGGCTCGTGTATTTCAGCGTTATGGCCATTGTGTAAAATTAATTAGCCCACAATTTGTAAAGCCTTTTGTGAAAACGAATAAGAATGATGCCAATGATGCAGAGGGGATTGTTGAGGCGGCAAGTCGTCCATCGATGCACTTTGTACCGATTAAGCAAGTAGAGCAACAAGATATTCAATCGTTACATCGAGTACGCAATCGATTAGTTAAGAATAGGACAGCATTAATCAATGAAATCAGAGGATTAAATTTAGAATATGGCATAGCAATTCCACAAGAAGCATTAAAAGTTAAAAGTCACTTACGCGCAATCATTGACGATAGGGGTAATGAATTAACCGCCTCATCACGCGAGCTAATGCAAGACCTTTATGATGAATTAATCGAGCTGGAAGAAAGGCTCAAAAAAATAGAAAAGAAAGTGAAACTGATTTGCAAAGAGAACGACCAGTGCAGACGTCTTCTATCTATACCTGGTATTGGTGAAGTAACTGCCACCGCCATGGTTGCCGCTGTCCCCAATGCCAATGCGTTTAAAAATGGGCGCCATATGGCTGCCTGGTTAGGGTTGGTTCCAAGGCAATCATTGAGCGGTAATAAACAATTGTTACTGGGTATTAGTAAACGTGGGGATAGGTATCTACGTACTTTATTAATCCACGGTGCAAGAGCAGCACATTGTCGGTGCAAAAACAGGGATAGTCAATATGGCGAATGGTTAACTCGCAAAAAAGAGACGCTTAGTCTTAATAAAGCAGCTGTGGCTTTAGCTAATAAAAATGCACGAATCATTTGGTCGCTATTAAAAACAGGTCATGAATTTAATAGCAATCAACAAAAGGCAGCTGCTTAA
- a CDS encoding LysR substrate-binding domain-containing protein, with translation MELRHLRYLLAVYEQRNFTRASELLYVSQPTLSQQIRDLEEELGCLLFHREYHQLIPTDAAEIACNYAKEALGVVQELKNSLLEMQGLRRGCLKLGVIQTFNAFYLSEILSQFLEKWPEIDIEVEELANNDISKAILAGRLHLGIGFTASDNRMHKHKLYDEDILIACNTRHRFAQYSEINIQELADEMFLTLPQQFNIRQWVDELMAKHRAVPRRIIEFNTIIAILGALHKINGVAILPAVTKRALPNKGLHFARLLPALPMRSVSLHRLPSSNCIPLVSAFEQHLLLSFK, from the coding sequence ATGGAATTACGGCATTTGCGCTATTTACTTGCTGTCTATGAACAACGAAATTTTACAAGAGCATCTGAGTTATTGTATGTTTCACAGCCTACCTTATCGCAACAAATACGCGATCTTGAAGAGGAGCTCGGATGTTTGTTATTTCATCGAGAATACCACCAGCTTATTCCCACTGATGCAGCGGAAATTGCCTGTAACTATGCAAAAGAAGCTCTTGGAGTTGTGCAAGAATTAAAGAATAGCTTACTAGAAATGCAAGGCCTTCGACGCGGGTGTCTAAAACTTGGCGTCATACAAACATTCAATGCTTTTTATCTTTCAGAAATTCTCAGTCAATTCTTGGAAAAATGGCCTGAAATTGACATCGAAGTCGAAGAGCTAGCTAACAACGACATTAGCAAGGCAATTCTTGCTGGTCGTCTACATCTGGGAATCGGTTTTACTGCTTCTGATAATCGTATGCATAAGCATAAACTCTATGATGAAGATATTTTGATTGCATGCAACACAAGACATCGTTTTGCACAGTATTCTGAAATAAACATTCAAGAGCTAGCAGATGAAATGTTTTTAACCTTGCCGCAACAATTTAACATTCGTCAATGGGTTGATGAGTTAATGGCGAAGCATCGAGCTGTTCCTCGACGAATTATTGAATTTAACACCATCATTGCCATTCTTGGCGCCTTACATAAAATTAATGGTGTTGCCATTCTACCTGCAGTTACTAAACGCGCTTTGCCAAATAAAGGATTGCATTTTGCACGCCTTCTACCTGCACTACCAATGCGCAGTGTTAGTTTGCATCGTCTGCCTAGCAGCAATTGTATTCCCTTAGTAAGTGCTTTTGAACAACATTTACTGCTAAGTTTTAAGTAG
- a CDS encoding cytochrome P450 — translation MTKLNIEKTSNKESFKNGFFNHYVYPAFRFTELSLFGYARDALFNQEELIKKILTPIALEDKQGIALARVGPWLPLGQTRYIAVIVPKSIKDLDELLKDLETQPDGRSVLNSFSEMIGQTLSNNTGHFARHERQKLLNFTGNVPLFYPIIQKNFKEALHEWSKKEDSFVLLDAIKLLMRQTTSEAMIGKDQKLTEEENTNVNLGFKWIKQKLLFPYSISTALNFNYQKNVYKNASSKFIEKHMADLKRGLEQPKTNVLADIIREDEAIKNATSINLEAQIHETTDRAMLITGAMDGVYINLVGILLQLIKHPDVIKKLRYELDQSCEIDESDYKTLKESDLKNHEFKPTYLDQVIKEGLRYISSAPIIPRYTSIGVNKGNIKLPPYTTILINIEGLHHDKKFWGDDADTFNPDRWSRERIKEVKQFKDEHFLPFSTGPRPCPGIKVGILSLRTFISELILNYDLIASPNQAEPIVDPTSALVVDIGPGFKVSLEKRISPVNEIVTSYSM, via the coding sequence ATGACCAAGTTAAATATTGAAAAAACTAGCAATAAGGAATCATTTAAAAATGGATTTTTTAATCATTATGTTTATCCTGCATTTCGATTTACAGAATTATCTCTTTTCGGTTATGCAAGAGACGCTTTATTTAATCAAGAAGAGCTTATTAAGAAAATATTGACTCCCATTGCACTAGAAGATAAGCAAGGGATAGCTCTTGCACGTGTAGGACCTTGGTTGCCTTTAGGGCAGACTAGATATATTGCTGTAATTGTACCCAAATCAATTAAAGATTTGGATGAGCTTTTAAAAGACTTAGAAACACAACCTGATGGCCGGAGTGTATTGAATTCATTTTCTGAGATGATAGGCCAAACTTTATCAAATAACACGGGTCATTTTGCGCGACATGAGCGACAAAAACTACTTAATTTCACTGGGAATGTTCCATTATTTTATCCAATTATCCAAAAAAACTTCAAAGAAGCATTACATGAGTGGAGTAAAAAAGAAGATAGCTTTGTTTTACTCGATGCAATTAAATTACTCATGCGTCAAACCACTTCTGAAGCAATGATAGGTAAAGATCAAAAACTGACAGAAGAAGAAAATACAAATGTGAATTTAGGCTTTAAATGGATTAAACAAAAACTTTTATTCCCTTACTCCATATCAACTGCCCTAAACTTTAACTATCAAAAGAATGTATATAAAAATGCGTCTTCAAAATTCATTGAAAAGCATATGGCAGATCTCAAAAGGGGTTTGGAGCAACCAAAAACGAATGTACTTGCTGATATTATTCGAGAAGATGAAGCAATAAAAAATGCTACCAGTATAAATCTTGAAGCTCAAATTCATGAAACAACAGATCGCGCTATGTTAATCACTGGGGCAATGGACGGAGTTTACATTAATTTAGTGGGAATCTTATTGCAGCTTATTAAGCACCCTGACGTGATAAAAAAGTTACGCTATGAACTCGATCAAAGCTGTGAAATAGATGAATCAGACTATAAAACTCTTAAAGAAAGCGATCTCAAAAATCATGAATTTAAACCTACTTATCTTGACCAAGTGATTAAAGAAGGATTACGCTATATTTCTTCGGCCCCTATCATACCTCGATATACTTCCATAGGTGTTAATAAAGGAAATATCAAACTCCCGCCTTATACAACTATTCTTATAAACATCGAAGGCTTGCATCATGATAAAAAATTCTGGGGTGACGATGCAGATACTTTTAATCCAGATAGATGGTCAAGAGAAAGAATTAAAGAGGTTAAACAATTTAAGGATGAGCATTTCTTACCATTCTCCACAGGGCCACGCCCTTGCCCAGGGATAAAAGTTGGTATCTTATCGTTAAGAACTTTTATTAGTGAATTAATCCTTAATTATGATTTAATCGCTAGTCCAAATCAGGCCGAACCTATCGTTGATCCAACCTCAGCGTTGGTTGTGGATATTGGCCCAGGTTTTAAGGTTTCCTTAGAAAAGCGTATTTCACCTGTCAATGAAATAGTAACAAGCTACTCGATGTGA
- a CDS encoding reverse transcriptase domain-containing protein — translation MTVPTDDGQQKTTKLERIGKRAKFKKDTVFNNIGHAVDLDLLCECYRELDGKKAVGIDGVNKEFYGRNLEERLQDLLARIHRNAYKPQATRLVEIPKEDGSSRPLAIACFEDKIVQKAVSKILTEVFEPQFLPCSYGYRTGTNGHEALRALMKYSNQNLDGATLEIDLSKYFNSIPHANLQGILREKITDKRFLKLVERLIRAPVMVNGKAELNRVGCPQGSIISPILSNIYLHDVIDSWFAEISNSHLKGRADMVRLADDMVFVFQFKQEAERFYKVLPKRLEKFGLKLHEDKSSLIQSGSKAAKEADKRGERIPTYKFLGFVCYWGKGRNGRWRLKYKSRSDRFVGKLNGLRKYLKDSLNQETHQVLGLLLGGSIITLFPITNGK, via the coding sequence ATGACCGTACCAACAGATGACGGACAACAAAAGACAACGAAACTTGAACGCATAGGTAAGCGGGCAAAATTTAAGAAAGATACTGTGTTCAATAACATTGGACATGCAGTTGATCTGGATTTGCTCTGCGAATGTTACCGAGAGCTGGACGGAAAGAAAGCTGTTGGTATAGATGGTGTCAACAAAGAGTTCTATGGGAGAAATCTAGAGGAGCGCTTGCAAGATCTTCTAGCACGAATTCATAGAAACGCATACAAGCCTCAAGCTACACGGTTGGTTGAAATACCGAAAGAAGACGGAAGCAGTAGGCCACTGGCGATTGCTTGTTTTGAAGACAAGATTGTACAGAAGGCAGTATCGAAGATACTAACTGAGGTATTTGAACCACAATTTCTTCCTTGTTCTTATGGATACAGGACAGGCACAAATGGGCATGAGGCGTTGCGCGCTTTGATGAAGTACAGCAATCAGAATCTGGATGGAGCAACACTGGAAATAGACCTCAGTAAGTACTTCAACTCGATACCGCATGCAAACTTGCAGGGTATCTTGCGAGAAAAGATTACAGATAAGCGTTTCCTGAAACTGGTAGAGAGACTAATTCGAGCACCTGTAATGGTGAACGGAAAAGCAGAGCTCAATAGGGTCGGTTGTCCTCAAGGTTCAATTATTTCGCCAATCTTATCGAATATTTATCTGCATGATGTGATAGATAGCTGGTTTGCAGAAATTAGCAATAGTCACCTAAAGGGAAGAGCAGATATGGTAAGGCTTGCAGATGATATGGTGTTTGTATTTCAGTTTAAGCAAGAGGCGGAAAGATTCTACAAGGTATTACCCAAACGATTAGAGAAATTTGGACTGAAACTACACGAAGATAAATCAAGTCTAATTCAGTCTGGAAGCAAGGCAGCAAAAGAAGCGGACAAAAGAGGAGAGCGTATACCCACATACAAGTTCCTTGGATTTGTATGTTACTGGGGTAAAGGCCGAAATGGCCGGTGGCGCTTAAAATACAAAAGTCGGTCAGACCGTTTTGTAGGAAAACTCAATGGGCTTCGAAAATACCTCAAGGATAGTCTCAATCAAGAAACACACCAGGTGCTAGGATTGTTATTGGGTGGGTCAATTATCACGCTATTTCCGATAACCAACGGCAAGTAA
- a CDS encoding helix-turn-helix domain-containing protein: MFSGKSIAEIASYLGFHKATIYRELERNSNRHGYRPDWACQQYLAKRYHRGYKLDRNPWLKSVVIERLKEGWSPQQIAG; encoded by the coding sequence ATTTTTTCAGGTAAATCGATAGCAGAAATCGCGAGTTACTTAGGCTTTCATAAAGCGACAATCTACAGGGAGTTAGAACGTAACAGTAATCGTCATGGCTACCGCCCTGATTGGGCTTGTCAACAATATTTAGCCAAGAGATATCATCGTGGCTATAAGTTAGATAGAAACCCTTGGCTAAAATCAGTAGTCATTGAGCGCTTAAAAGAAGGCTGGTCACCTCAACAAATTGCAGGCTGA
- a CDS encoding cupin domain-containing protein: MSVMKKFHSADFDKTPPTIVVELAEKLKHQNVEGNGKNTNYSAERKHPVHFVDLPSHAISITIGSLDPDGRSNRHRHTYETILFVLEGKGYSVIEDIYVEWEKGDAIYIPVWAWHHHVNQDSQKSAKYLACENAPMLQNLGCLAIREESHLTIGNNNNV; the protein is encoded by the coding sequence ATGTCTGTCATGAAAAAATTTCATTCTGCAGATTTTGATAAAACGCCACCAACAATTGTTGTGGAATTAGCCGAAAAATTAAAGCACCAAAATGTGGAGGGCAATGGCAAAAATACGAATTATTCAGCAGAACGTAAACATCCGGTACACTTTGTGGATTTACCTTCCCATGCTATAAGCATAACAATTGGAAGCTTAGATCCTGATGGGCGTTCAAATCGTCATCGCCATACTTATGAGACGATATTGTTTGTATTGGAGGGTAAAGGCTACAGTGTCATTGAAGACATTTATGTGGAATGGGAAAAAGGCGATGCAATTTATATCCCTGTTTGGGCATGGCATCACCATGTGAATCAAGATAGCCAAAAATCGGCAAAATATCTGGCATGTGAAAATGCGCCTATGCTGCAAAATCTTGGCTGTCTGGCAATTCGCGAAGAGAGTCATTTAACTATAGGAAATAACAATAATGTTTAA
- a CDS encoding type II toxin-antitoxin system HicB family antitoxin gives MRYPIVIHKDEQSDFGVIVPDIPGCYSAGSTYDEALTNAIEAIECHLEGLLMDNEPIPVGSALDNWINDEGFQGGVWALLDIDLSEISGKAKRINITMPERILSLIDLYAKNHAIKNRSSFLADAALSYIESHK, from the coding sequence ATGAGATATCCTATTGTGATACATAAAGATGAGCAAAGTGATTTTGGCGTAATTGTTCCGGATATCCCTGGGTGCTATTCTGCCGGTAGCACGTATGATGAGGCGTTAACTAATGCCATTGAGGCCATTGAATGTCATTTGGAAGGCTTGCTCATGGATAATGAGCCTATTCCAGTAGGTAGTGCTCTTGATAACTGGATTAATGACGAGGGATTTCAAGGTGGTGTGTGGGCATTGTTAGATATTGACTTAAGCGAAATATCAGGTAAAGCAAAGCGGATTAATATCACTATGCCTGAGCGTATTTTAAGCCTTATTGATTTATATGCCAAAAATCATGCCATAAAAAATCGCTCTTCTTTCCTGGCAGACGCTGCACTGAGTTATATCGAAAGCCATAAATAG
- a CDS encoding ankyrin repeat domain-containing protein, with protein MYQIPIIEMAKLGQTEAIIEWLNTYTQKNDLLNIDEEDDEGNYAILIAARRNDLETLKILVDHGANRDVADVYGRNALYWAKENGNAEMQVLLKAPAKKMSEDESMTTENSSPFKTISEKPEEIQSNVDKSEGLALYEPRFKCVKIPSSDNSTASQRSPLQFQSMFRKSEDDYAAQASAGFLEDTADEEPFSLTL; from the coding sequence ATGTATCAGATACCTATCATTGAAATGGCTAAGTTAGGACAAACCGAAGCAATTATCGAATGGTTAAATACTTATACTCAAAAGAACGACCTTTTAAACATTGATGAAGAAGATGACGAAGGAAATTACGCTATTCTGATTGCAGCTCGTCGCAATGATTTAGAAACGCTCAAAATTTTGGTTGACCACGGTGCAAATCGTGATGTGGCTGATGTGTATGGGCGTAATGCCCTGTATTGGGCCAAAGAAAATGGCAATGCTGAGATGCAAGTTTTATTAAAAGCACCTGCAAAAAAAATGTCTGAAGATGAATCTATGACAACAGAAAATTCATCACCCTTTAAAACTATTTCAGAAAAACCTGAAGAAATTCAGTCAAATGTTGATAAAAGTGAGGGATTAGCTTTGTATGAGCCTCGATTTAAGTGCGTAAAAATACCCTCGAGTGACAACAGTACTGCTAGCCAACGAAGCCCCTTACAATTCCAAAGCATGTTTAGAAAGAGTGAGGACGATTATGCAGCCCAAGCGTCAGCTGGTTTTCTTGAAGACACGGCTGACGAAGAGCCTTTTTCATTAACTCTTTAA
- a CDS encoding type II toxin-antitoxin system HicA family toxin, protein MKSADIIKILERDGWVQCHQKGSHCQFKHLTKKGRVTVPHPKKDLPIKTVTSIFKQAGLKKEDII, encoded by the coding sequence ATGAAGAGTGCAGACATAATAAAAATACTTGAACGTGATGGGTGGGTACAATGCCACCAAAAGGGCAGTCATTGTCAGTTTAAGCATCTTACTAAAAAAGGCAGGGTAACCGTACCTCACCCTAAAAAAGATTTACCTATAAAAACTGTAACCAGCATTTTTAAACAAGCAGGACTTAAGAAGGAGGATATAATATGA
- a CDS encoding transposase has translation MNKKIVAIDVAKSELVIYSEGNYTTIANEMTAIRHFFAPYKHKQITLCAFEATGGYEKKLIDCYEELRLPYRMLHANHIRAYAKALGILAKTDKLDAKVIHDYAMAVSVDAVSSKNENQDISDLLNRREQLTAMRIEESNRLETMTNKVLIKSFKAHIKWIEKQVDTIEAQLVECVNRNDSVKFLFELYTSIPGIGLITALRLIADLPELLTHTDKQLAALIGIAPMNNDSGKMRGYRRIIAGRAKIRRLLYLATISAIKCNPLIKSFYNKLKSKGKPGKVAIIASSRKLLTVLRSKAQNKIPWVSIFS, from the coding sequence ATGAATAAAAAAATAGTGGCAATTGATGTAGCAAAATCTGAATTAGTTATTTACTCGGAAGGTAACTATACCACCATAGCGAATGAAATGACCGCCATTAGGCATTTTTTTGCTCCCTATAAGCATAAACAAATAACTTTATGTGCTTTTGAGGCAACAGGAGGCTATGAGAAAAAACTAATTGATTGTTATGAGGAGCTGCGCTTACCTTATCGCATGCTGCACGCAAATCATATTAGGGCTTATGCTAAAGCATTAGGTATTCTTGCTAAAACAGACAAACTTGATGCAAAAGTTATCCATGATTATGCCATGGCTGTTTCCGTAGACGCTGTAAGCTCAAAAAATGAAAACCAAGATATTAGTGACTTGTTAAATCGGCGAGAGCAACTTACTGCTATGCGTATTGAAGAGTCAAATCGATTAGAAACGATGACCAATAAAGTGCTTATTAAATCATTTAAAGCCCATATTAAATGGATTGAAAAACAAGTAGACACTATTGAAGCGCAATTAGTTGAGTGTGTAAACAGAAACGATTCAGTTAAGTTTTTATTTGAGCTCTATACCTCTATTCCAGGTATTGGGCTAATCACAGCGCTTCGACTAATAGCAGACTTACCCGAATTGCTTACACACACTGATAAGCAATTAGCAGCCTTAATAGGTATTGCACCCATGAATAACGATAGTGGTAAGATGCGTGGTTATCGTCGGATAATAGCAGGGAGAGCTAAAATTAGGCGCCTATTATACTTAGCGACTATCTCAGCAATAAAATGCAACCCACTGATTAAATCTTTTTATAATAAGCTCAAAAGCAAGGGTAAACCTGGAAAAGTAGCCATCATAGCAAGCTCAAGAAAGCTATTAACCGTCCTAAGAAGCAAAGCTCAAAATAAGATCCCTTGGGTCTCTATCTTTAGTTAA
- a CDS encoding homoserine O-acetyltransferase/O-succinyltransferase family protein has translation MQIQLIQHAPFENPGAIMSWAIERGYQINFTHTYKGEKLPDLSEIDFLIIMGGPQSTMELDKYPYLRDEVALIQQAINNKKTVLGICLGAQLITESLGAKTEPSPNKEIGIFPVQLTNEGEQDPIFGFFPKIFDVMHWHNDMPAIPAGAILLAASNGCPRQAIRYGDRVYALQFHMEMTKELVQNMINNCPNDLKPGNYIQEVSHLLSIDFAELNKKMYWVLDYLSALAK, from the coding sequence ATGCAGATACAGCTTATCCAACATGCACCCTTTGAAAACCCCGGCGCGATTATGAGCTGGGCAATTGAAAGAGGGTATCAGATTAATTTTACTCATACTTATAAGGGAGAAAAGCTACCAGATCTCTCTGAAATAGACTTTCTTATCATTATGGGTGGTCCACAAAGCACAATGGAATTGGATAAATATCCTTATTTACGAGACGAAGTTGCTTTGATTCAACAAGCTATCAATAACAAAAAAACAGTATTGGGCATTTGTTTAGGTGCACAACTAATCACTGAAAGTTTAGGTGCTAAAACAGAACCTAGTCCAAATAAAGAAATAGGTATTTTCCCTGTTCAGCTCACAAACGAAGGTGAACAAGATCCAATTTTTGGTTTTTTCCCAAAAATATTTGATGTAATGCATTGGCATAATGACATGCCAGCTATTCCTGCTGGCGCCATATTATTAGCTGCAAGCAACGGATGTCCACGACAAGCAATTCGATATGGTGATCGAGTATATGCACTTCAATTTCATATGGAAATGACCAAAGAACTGGTTCAAAATATGATTAATAATTGCCCTAACGATCTAAAGCCTGGAAATTACATTCAGGAGGTATCACACTTACTATCTATTGATTTTGCTGAACTTAATAAAAAAATGTATTGGGTTTTGGACTATTTATCTGCATTAGCTAAATAA
- a CDS encoding dihydrodipicolinate synthase family protein: MFNPPNGIIAYAVTPFSKDDNSLDLEAFDQVTDHLLLTAPSAISFLGSTGESAYLSEEEWQFVALKGVQKVANYIPVIIGISELTTSAAIRKAQYAEKIGADALMIIPISYWKLSEQEIYDYFAAIAEKTSLPIMVYNNPSTSGLDMSPALLLKLAREIDNITMIKESSGDIQRMHTLFYESDGEIPFYNGSNTLALEALAAGAIGWCSAAPNLIDTQPAALYETVAMGNLQESRKLFYSMLPLLRFIVNRGLATTVKAGLILRGLNAGVPRHPLKPLVGESLEELRRLMGANSINVGV, from the coding sequence ATGTTTAACCCACCTAACGGAATCATTGCCTATGCTGTTACTCCCTTTTCGAAAGATGATAATAGCCTCGATTTAGAAGCTTTCGATCAAGTGACAGATCATTTACTTTTAACAGCTCCTTCTGCTATCAGTTTTTTGGGAAGTACTGGTGAAAGTGCTTATCTGAGTGAGGAGGAGTGGCAATTCGTTGCTCTCAAGGGTGTTCAAAAAGTCGCAAACTATATTCCTGTCATTATTGGAATAAGTGAGCTAACAACGTCTGCTGCAATCCGTAAAGCTCAATATGCTGAAAAAATAGGCGCTGATGCTCTCATGATAATTCCTATTTCCTATTGGAAATTAAGCGAACAAGAAATATATGATTATTTTGCAGCGATTGCAGAAAAAACTTCTTTACCAATAATGGTCTACAATAATCCCTCTACTAGTGGTTTAGATATGTCTCCGGCTTTGTTACTCAAGTTGGCACGAGAAATAGATAATATTACCATGATAAAGGAGAGCTCCGGCGATATTCAACGGATGCATACCCTCTTTTATGAAAGCGATGGTGAAATACCATTTTATAATGGTAGTAATACCTTGGCCCTAGAGGCTCTGGCTGCCGGTGCGATAGGCTGGTGTAGCGCTGCGCCGAATTTAATTGATACGCAACCAGCAGCCTTATATGAGACGGTGGCAATGGGAAACTTGCAGGAATCCCGCAAATTGTTTTATTCAATGTTGCCTTTACTGCGTTTTATTGTGAACAGAGGATTGGCAACTACAGTGAAGGCAGGTCTTATTCTTAGAGGTTTGAATGCAGGTGTTCCACGCCATCCACTTAAACCGTTAGTAGGTGAGTCACTTGAAGAGCTAAGACGACTTATGGGTGCTAACTCTATAAATGTAGGTGTATAA
- a CDS encoding transposase, with protein sequence MVENVNSNDSVKFLFELYTSIPGIGLITALRLIADLPQLLTHTDKQLAALIGIAPMNIDSGKMRGYRRIIAGRAKIRRLLYLATISAIKCNPLIKSFYNKLKSKGKPGKVAIIASSRKLLTVLRSKAQNKIPWVSILS encoded by the coding sequence GTGGTTGAGAATGTAAACAGTAACGATTCCGTTAAGTTTTTATTTGAGCTTTATACCTCTATTCCCGGTATTGGGCTAATCACAGCGCTTCGACTAATAGCAGACTTACCTCAATTGCTTACACACACCGATAAGCAATTAGCGGCCTTAATAGGTATTGCGCCCATGAACATCGATAGTGGGAAGATGCGTGGTTATCGCCGGATAATAGCAGGTAGAGCTAAAATTAGGCGCCTATTATACTTAGCGACTATCTCAGCAATAAAATGCAACCCTCTGATTAAATCTTTTTATAATAAGCTGAAAAGCAAGGGTAAACCTGGAAAAGTAGCCATCATAGCAAGCTCAAGAAAGCTATTAACCGTCCTAAGAAGCAAAGCTCAAAATAAGATCCCTTGGGTCTCTATACTTAGTTAA
- a CDS encoding transposase produces MFFLSAVQIEALLKTLLAHTPDEIRLDYIFEGRTYGLVNQTPVIKKTGSRFKVNMLVAISLQGFINWMVFENNCDRIKFIEFLGRLRHQVKQKVFLIVDNHRLHHSKKVQHYVETYKQEIEIFFTSLLPRVKSARISQSACQSECLLSEAGPLYR; encoded by the coding sequence GTGTTTTTTTTATCAGCAGTTCAAATTGAAGCCTTATTAAAGACTCTGCTAGCACATACGCCTGACGAGATTCGTCTTGATTATATTTTTGAGGGTAGGACCTATGGTCTTGTCAACCAAACGCCTGTTATAAAAAAGACAGGAAGTCGTTTTAAAGTTAATATGCTTGTAGCCATTAGTCTGCAGGGATTTATAAATTGGATGGTGTTTGAAAATAATTGTGACAGGATCAAATTTATCGAGTTCTTGGGTAGATTACGCCACCAGGTCAAACAGAAAGTGTTTTTGATTGTTGATAATCATCGATTGCATCATAGTAAAAAAGTACAACACTATGTTGAGACCTATAAACAGGAAATAGAAATTTTTTTTACCTCTCTATTGCCCAGAGTTAAATCTGCAAGAATTAGTCAATCAGCATGTCAAAGCGAATGCTTGCTTAGTGAAGCTGGCCCATTGTATAGATGA